In the Urocitellus parryii isolate mUroPar1 chromosome 1, mUroPar1.hap1, whole genome shotgun sequence genome, GGCTTCATGCATTTCCTAGAAACTTTGTTGTTTGTGCTATGTATAGTGAATTAGCTTGTGTTCAGCCAGTTTGACAGATTTCCCTGAATTCCTTGTGGTAGGAAGGATGGAAACTTTCACAGTTTAAGAGCTGACTGGCTGTGGTTTTGCAGGCTGACCCACAGCAGCTCTGCTTACTGACATTTCATGCAGGATTGCAGCAGCTACAGGTGCCTGTAACAAGATAACCGTGGTAGCAGAAGCAGCGAACAAAATAGCAGGAACAGAACAATCCCTCTTTAGGCCTAGTGAAGTAAAAGTCCCTAAACTGTGTAAGCTGAGTTCTTAGACTGTTGACAGGCTTATGCCCATATAAGAATATAATGTGCACCCTCCAAAATATTGCACCAGCTCCCTTGACTTGATGTACCAAAAACTTTCTTATGGCTTGGGCTTTAAGAATTGTTCCTCTGGGCTATGGTGCCACTAATAAACTGTTGCTTCCAGATCTCAGTGTCcttgccctaagcaacttagtaagaccctgtctacaAATAACACATGTGCTCAGGATGTAGCTTAGTcattaagcagccctgggttcactccatgcattcttttttctttttttaatttgccctccataaataaatttacattaattttctgtaggtttttgaaaagtattttattctttcacatttGAATGTATAATAAATGGTCTTTTTGTCTAGAAAATAGAGGGATGCACTGCCTTTACCCCTCAGATTTCTGTTTGCCTGGACCACAATTGTGATCTGTCTCCACAACACCTGCTGTGGATCATCATCTTTCCAATCCTTGAAGGCCAACCCACTGAATGCTTTCTTATGGTCATTTGCTAACTTTTGCTGATATTGTGCTGCTCTGAATGTCCCATGTCTAAGGCCTTGAGTGTGGTTGTGTGTCACACCGTGGAAGTTCTCCTGCCTTACGTTTTTTTGCATCAGCATCTCTACAGCCGTGCAGAATCTCTTTCACAACAGACAACAATTACACATGTTGCCCATCCTTGATCACAATGTCTTTGAGCAGAACATGGCTATGTGGCGCATGACTATACATTATGTGAGTGAACCCTCTGCTGTTCTGCAGTGTTTGGCAGTTGCTGGACGTTCATTATTCCTGTGAGTTTGGAAAAGTGGTTTCTATTATGAGACTTATAAAACTTTGTAAGGTTGTTAGGAGAAGGTGACATCTTGGGGACGTTGACTTATTTCTAAGACACATGCCATCTTCTCATTTACCCCATTTTGCTTTGACATTAACCATtagaaattatcaaattattctGTTATTGATCATTGCATTTGCTTATTACTTGGCTAAATTTGATCTGGAGTAAAGCACCTGACAAATTATACGTGTTCTCTTGGTTTAATCATTACACAGGATGAGAATAATCCCCAATTAACATATTGTGACTAAGTGGTTGAAGATTATCTGGGAGGAAAGCTTATTAGTGAGCGCATGCCCAgagggtgtgtgtgaggggtgaTTATAGGCACTTCTGGAAAGAAGGAATAATAGACTTTTAGAAGGAAAACAGATCAGAAATACCATGTTGTTTACATAAACTATGTAGGCACAGTGAACCACTGTGGTTTGCAGGATTTGTCTCAAATGCTGAGTTTCCTGATTCCAGCAATTTCCTACTCCGTCACCTTTCTTTTCTAAGGGTAAATAATATCAGGAGTGCTAATGTTAGCTCTGTACTGCACAGGACATTGTTAGAACATGTAATACACGTGTAACCAACAAAAAAAGGTTAGGAGTAACCAGGGAGCATGTCTTATTTCCTGTGAACTTACCACTAGGAAGGGTGTCAAACACTCTACTGTTTGACTTTTGAGTGGCCCAATTCTAGTGTTGGAATGGATATGAGGAATATAGTGCATTAAAGATTTGATGGACCAAATCATGGAATTTATCTGGAGGCCAGAGAATCATGTGAACATCATGCATGTTGATTATAGATTCCCCAGGTTATCATCTCTTCTGGCCTATAGTACATATTTGTGTGATATTTTTAGATCTCAGTGACccttgaggatgtggctgtgaacttcacccaggaggaaTGGACTTTGCTGGATCTATCCCAGAAGAAtctttacagagatgtgatgctggaagtcctcagaaacctgaCTACTATAGGTAATAGTGATGTTTCTTTATTTAGTCAAATAGAGAACCAGTGTTTATTTGGTCATTTATGTAGAATATGAAAAGGGAATCCTTTGATGAATTATTGCAACATAAAATGCACGTAGACTGTGGCAAAGTTTTTCTAGCTCATAAGTAATACATAATGATTGTTCTGTGTTGCCATTTTAGGAAACACATGGGAAGACAAGAACATTGAAGTTCAGATTGAAAATTCTGGGAGTAGTCTAAGGTAATTGTACTCACCAGAGGGAGCAATGTCCTTCAGGAAATCTTacaatgtcatctgatttttaaaaccaaccaaccaaagaaatatgtacaatgtgaaatgtgtttattcttataaatattttttaccagatatatatatttgcatgtaacatagatattcagtcttttcaaagtagtcaacatgaaaaaaaatactatgaaattGCATATGTGCATATCACTGTTTGGATCAAAGCTATAGGGAAACTGTGTTGGTAaggattgttttctttcagtCTGTTTATTTTCAGGCAATTTGAACAAGTCAGAAAACCTACTGTTTAACTGCATTGGTGGTAATATAAGCCTAAGACCTATTAATGAATAGAAAATCATTAATAAATCAAGCATTGATAATGTGCTGGTCATTTTTATAGAAGTCATGGTTAAATTAACctgacaaagaaaaaatttaatagagTAAATCCATGTTACTGCATTATGTATTCAAAAGAATTCATATGTCCTTTATTCCTTCATAGGCAGATCACATCTCACTCTGGACAGAAACCCTACATGCATGtggaatgtgaagagaagccatgtgaatttAAACAATATGAGAAATCTCTGGTTTCTCATAGAAGTGGTGAAACACAAATATTAATACAAACTGTAAATGGACCTTATAAAAGTACAGTGTGTGGGAATGTCTTCAGTTGTCCCGATTCCattcaaagacatgaagaaaCCCATACTGGGCAGAAACCCTGTGAAAGTACACAATGCAGTGAGACGTCTTCTTCTTTCACCAATGTTCAGAGACAAATGATAACACACAGTCGTGATAAACGTTTTAGGTGTAGGGTATTTGGAAAAGCCTTTTGTTCTCCCTATCTATTTAGAAGACATAAACAAACACCTACTGAGGAGCAATGCCATGAATGCATAAATTGGGCAAAAGGCTTCAAATATTCTAAATCCCTTAAATGCCATGGAGTAACTTACACcagagagaagccctataaatgtgaacaatgtggaaaagccttcactaaTCCCAGTTCATGTAGAAGACACCAAATAACTCATACTGAAAAGAAGcactatgaatgtaagcagtgtggaaaagccttctcAAATTCTTCTTCCCTTCACATACATAAACAAACTCATGCTGGGGAGAAGTCGTataaatgtaagcagtgtggcaaagccttcactttTCCCTCTCACCTCCAAGTACATGAACGatctcatactggagagaagccctataaatgtaagcagtgtggcaaagccttcactcagtcctctaaCCTTCGCtcacatgaacgaactcatactggagagaagccctatgaatgtcaacaatgtggaaaagcctttgctacagcCCATCAACTTCACAGacatggaagaatgcatactggagagaagccctatgaatgtaaacaatgtggaaaatttttttctagatccagtcaccttcagatacatggaagaacacatactagagagaagccttatgaatgtaaacagtgtggaaaagccttcactcagtgTTCTacccttcactcacatgaacaaactcatactGTACAAAAACTCTATGAATGTAAAAGATGTGACAAAACCTTTACTTGTTCCTCTCAACTTCAATTACATGAACAAACTCATAttggagaaaagccctatgaatgtaaacgatgtggaaaagcttttgctACATTCCCTCAATTTCAAATACATGAAAGAACCCAttctggagagaagccctatgaatgtgaacaatgtggaaaagcctttgcaaCATTCTGTCAGCTTCATATacatggaagaatgcatactggagagaagatAAATGAttgtaaacaatgtggaaaaaccTTTGCTAAATCCAGTTGCCTTAACAAACATGGAAGAACTCATACTAGAGAGAAGACCTATAAGTGTcagcaatgtggaaaagccttcaccaCTTCCTCTCATCTCCAGATACATGaacgaatccacactggagagaagccctataaatgtaagcagtgtggcaaagccttcactcagtcctctaaCCTCTCTGCACATGaacgaattcatactggagagaagccttatgaatgtaagcaatgtggaaaagtcttcactaCGTCCAGTTCCCTTCAcaaacatgaaagaactcatagagagaaaccatatgaatgtcaacaatgtggaaaagccttcactacTTCCTTTTGTctccaaatacatgaaaaaactcatactgtagagaagccctataaatgtaagcaGTGCGGCAAAGCCTTCACTGAGTCTTCTAACCTTCATTCACATGaacgaattcatactggagagaagccctatgaatgtcaacaatgtggaaaagcctttgctacctTGAGATGCCTTCATAAACATGGAAAAATTCATAgtagagagaagccctatgaatgtctccaatgtggaaaagccttcactaTTTCCTCTTATCTCCAaatacatgaacgaactcattctggagagaagccctataaatgtaagcagtgtggcaaagccttcactcagtcctctaaccttcactcacatgaacgaactcacactggagagaagccctatgaatgtcaacaatgtggaaaagcctttgctacatccagttGCCTTAACAAACATAGAAGAATTCATACTAGAGAGAAGCTCTATAAATGTaggcagtgtggcaaagccttcactcagtcttTTCACCTGCACTCACATAAACAAACTCATATTGGAGAGAAGACTCATGAATGTAAACAGTGTGGAAAGCTTTTGCTAGATCCTgtcaccttcagattcatggacgaacacatactggagagaagccctatgaatgtaaacagtgtggaaaagcctttgctgtATCCCATCAACTTCATGCACACGGAAGattgcatactggagagaagccctatgaatgtaaacaatgtggaaaagccttttctacatccTGTCAGCTTCACatacatggaagaacacatactggagaaaaaccctatgaatgtaaacaatgtggaaaaaccTTTGCTACATCCAGTTGCCTTCACAAACATAAAAGAACTCATActagagagaagccctataagtgtaaacaatgtgaaaaagcctttgctacatccagttGCCTTCACATACATAGGAGAACTCATActagagagaagccctatgaatgtccacaatgtggaaaagccttcactacTTCCTCTTATCTTCGaatacatgaacgaactcatactggagagaagccctatgaatgtaagcagtgtggcaaagccttcactcagtcctctaaccttcactcacatgaacgaacacatactggagagaagccctatgaatgtcaacaatgtgggaaagcctttgctaGGTCCGGTTGCCTTAACAAACATGGAAGAACTCATActagagagaagccctataaatgtaagcagtgtggcaaagccttcactcagtcttGTCATcttcactcacatgaacaaaCTCATTGGAGAGAAACCTCTTAAcatcaacaatgtggaaaagcattTGCTAGATCCAgtcaccttcagattcatggaagaacacatactggagagaagccctatgaatgtcaacaatgtgaaaagcctttgctacatttTTCAGCTTCACAGacatgaacaaactcatactggagagaaatcCTACTAATGAAAACAATGGACAAAGTCTTCGTTATTACCGTTTTACTCATAAGCATGTAATAAGTGTACTGGGGAAAAATCCTTGCAGTGAAAAAAGTGGTAAATCAATACTCCTTGTCGTCTTCTAAGACATGAGAGGGCTCAAATtgcagatttgttttgttttgtcttgtacTTGTGTTTGACCACTGAACCCAtcctcagtcatttttattttttattttgagtgaggCACTAGTGGAGTTGCTTAGGGTCATGCTAAGTTCtggaggctgacctcaaacttgtgatccttcagaCTCATTGTCctgattgctgggattacaggtgtacaccatcacGTCAGACTGaataactctaaatgtaaaaaaatatggaaattcttcctttttctctattgCCTTCAAAGAAATTTCATTTACCCTGTAAAACAAATCTCCTGGAAGtgtgatgttttattttccttcttatataTGAAAGTATTCATGGAGAGAAGCCTGTAACAGAGAAATGTGGGAAGTCTTTTAGATTTTTTAGTTCCTTCTAAGAACTGGAAATATTCATCTTGAACGAttcatgcaaaataataataataataaaataataaatcccaTTCAAGTAAGAAATGTAAAGGCTTTAGATATTCTAGTTTGTTCAGTTGTATGAAAGGACTCACACAGTATCAAAACCCTGTGCATAAACAATGTGGGACAATATTCAACTTACACAGTTTCCTTCAGACACAAAAGGAATGAGATCACCTTCTGTCCTTTAAGCAAGGTAGTCACACTATCAACTTTCCAGGTCTTTTGAAATCGCATGGAAGAACTCATAGTGGAGAAAAGCCTTGTATGTAGAAATGTGGCAAGGCCTTCAGttgtttcagtttcattcagTCTTGTTCAGATTTGAgtacatttgtttttcctttttttggtaccagggattgaacccagagttgcttatgaactgaaccacatctcagccctttttaaattattataaaaacttaaaacacagtctcactgaattgcttagatcctcactaagttccagaggctggctttgaacttgtatttCTCCTGCTTAGCCTTTTGAGCCATTGGAATTAGTTGTGTGCTTCCTTCAGCAAGTGACATCTTTCTTGAGAAAAGCTCTGCAAGTGTGTGCCTTCATTTCTCCTTTGTCTATTCAGAGGTAATGGAAATGCATCCTGGGGTGAATGAACATTGCATCAGCATGAGGATGTGAAAGCAACATGCTTTTATGGGTTAAACCTCTGTTTACATATTATTagattctatttttcttaattttaagttttttgcaTCTCTTACATATTATGACATAATGTTATACAtactatgtatgtatgtgtgtttaaaatCTAGTATGTACTATCTCTTCAAATACCTTCTGACTTTATATATATTGTGCATGAATTTTGAGAAGttctaaattatataaaaaaggtaaaagaatgtGGCAAGTTCTCCACCACTAGGTATATACTTGCACCTAAAGTTAAATAGAAACTTAATCAACAGCATTTAAATGATTCTCTCATTATTTCAAACCTGTGGGAgttatataaaaaaggaaacgtgTGTATGCTTCAGCCTAGCTATGCATTTTACATCTTGAATTAAAAAGTACACTTAAATTTTTCTTCACTGTTAATAATCGGTTCGTCAGGctctataataaaataacattttggtAGCAAATTAAGatatcaacaaataaatttatttcaacataCATGATGATCTGATATTTGTAAGTTTTCTGGTTGCACTAAATAAAACTGTAGTAGT is a window encoding:
- the LOC144254655 gene encoding uncharacterized protein LOC144254655 — protein: MLAVTHDAEPRLEAVHQGRRVELSNQISVTLEDVAVNFTQEEWTLLDLSQKNLYRDVMLEVLRNLTTIGNTWEDKNIEVQIENSGSSLRQITSHSGQKPYMHVECEEKPCEFKQYEKSLVSHRSGETQILIQTVNGPYKSTVCGNVFSCPDSIQRHEETHTGQKPCESTQCSETSSSFTNVQRQMITHSRDKRFRCRVFGKAFCSPYLFRRHKQTPTEEQCHECINWAKGFKYSKSLKCHGVTYTREKPYKCEQCGKAFTNPSSCRRHQITHTEKKHYECKQCGKAFSNSSSLHIHKQTHAGEKSYKCKQCGKAFTFPSHLQVHERSHTGEKPYKCKQCGKAFTQSSNLRSHERTHTGEKPYECQQCGKAFATAHQLHRHGRMHTGEKPYECKQCGKFFSRSSHLQIHGRTHTREKPYECKQCGKAFTQCSTLHSHEQTHTVQKLYECKRCDKTFTCSSQLQLHEQTHIGEKPYECKRCGKAFATFPQFQIHERTHSGEKPYECEQCGKAFATFCQLHIHGRMHTGEKINDCKQCGKTFAKSSCLNKHGRTHTREKTYKCQQCGKAFTTSSHLQIHERIHTGEKPYKCKQCGKAFTQSSNLSAHERIHTGEKPYECKQCGKVFTTSSSLHKHERTHREKPYECQQCGKAFTTSFCLQIHEKTHTVEKPYKCKQCGKAFTESSNLHSHERIHTGEKPYECQQCGKAFATLRCLHKHGKIHSREKPYECLQCGKAFTISSYLQIHERTHSGEKPYKCKQCGKAFTQSSNLHSHERTHTGEKPYECQQCGKAFATSSCLNKHRRIHTREKLYKCRQCGKAFTQSFHLHSHKQTHIGEKTHECKQCGKLLLDPVTFRFMDEHILERSPMNVNSVEKPLLYPINFMHTEDCILERSPMNVNNVEKPFLHPVSFTYMEEHILEKNPMNVNNVEKPLLHPVAFTNIKELILERSPISVNNVKKPLLHPVAFTYIGELILERSPMNVHNVEKPSLLPLIFEYMNELILERSPMNVSSVAKPSLSPLTFTHMNEHILERSPMNVNNVGKPLLGPVALTNMEELILERSPINVSSVAKPSLSLVIFTHMNKLIGEKPLNINNVEKHLLDPVTFRFMEEHILERSPMNVNNVKSLCYIFQLHRHEQTHTGEKSY